The Sphingomonas sanxanigenens DSM 19645 = NX02 genome includes a region encoding these proteins:
- a CDS encoding PepSY-associated TM helix domain-containing protein, with product MSNRAIKAWYLVHKWTSLVCTLFLLMLCLTGLPLIFHDEIDALTEDRAPLRAMPAGARALPLDDIVAAAVRLYPGERPLFMSFDDDRPVANVTTGPTADAGRDEMHITAFDMRTAEPVGPLLEEGVMAVILRLHVDMFAGLPGELFLGFMGFLFFVATVSGVVLYAPFMRKLDFGALRWSRSRRVRWLDMHNMLGIVTLAWVSVVGLTGVINTLSDPLVDFWRVDQLGKLVAPYEGLPPVPVAEFGSLEAAVARARAEAPGTRPQFVAFPGVRFSSNHHYAVWLKGATPATDRLLTPALIDARSGDLTAMRTMPWYMLALRLSQPLHFGDYAGMPMKILWALLDIAAIAILGSGLYLWLGRRAGSIETRVRELRTGAAMPVPAE from the coding sequence ATGAGCAATCGCGCCATCAAGGCCTGGTATCTTGTCCACAAATGGACGAGCCTCGTCTGCACCCTCTTCCTGCTGATGCTGTGCCTCACCGGCCTGCCGCTGATCTTCCATGACGAGATCGACGCGCTGACCGAAGATCGGGCGCCGTTGCGCGCGATGCCTGCCGGCGCGCGGGCGTTGCCGCTCGACGATATCGTCGCTGCCGCCGTACGCCTCTACCCGGGCGAGCGGCCCTTGTTCATGAGCTTCGACGACGACCGCCCGGTCGCCAACGTCACCACCGGCCCCACCGCGGACGCCGGGCGTGACGAGATGCACATCACCGCTTTCGACATGCGCACCGCCGAACCGGTCGGCCCGCTGCTGGAGGAAGGCGTGATGGCGGTGATATTGCGGCTGCATGTCGACATGTTCGCCGGGCTCCCAGGGGAGCTGTTCCTCGGCTTCATGGGCTTCCTGTTCTTCGTCGCCACCGTCTCCGGCGTCGTGCTCTACGCGCCGTTCATGCGGAAACTGGACTTCGGTGCGCTGCGCTGGTCCCGCAGCCGGCGGGTCCGCTGGCTGGACATGCATAACATGCTGGGCATCGTCACGCTCGCATGGGTCAGCGTGGTGGGGCTGACGGGCGTGATCAACACGCTCTCCGATCCGCTGGTCGATTTCTGGCGCGTGGACCAGCTCGGCAAGCTGGTCGCCCCCTATGAGGGGCTGCCGCCGGTGCCGGTGGCCGAATTCGGGTCGCTGGAAGCCGCGGTGGCTCGCGCCAGGGCTGAAGCACCGGGGACACGGCCGCAATTCGTCGCCTTTCCCGGCGTGCGCTTCAGCAGCAATCATCATTATGCGGTCTGGTTGAAGGGCGCGACACCGGCGACCGACCGGTTGCTGACCCCGGCGCTGATCGACGCGCGCTCCGGCGATCTCACCGCGATGCGCACCATGCCCTGGTACATGCTGGCCCTGCGCCTCTCGCAGCCGCTGCATTTCGGCGACTATGCCGGCATGCCGATGAAGATCCTGTGGGCGCTGCTCGACATCGCAGCGATCGCCATCCTCGGCAGCGGCCTCTATCTGTGGCTCGGCCGGCGCGCCGGATCGATCGAAACGCGTGTGCGCGAGCTGCGGACCGGCGCCGCGATGCCGGTGCCCGCCGAATGA
- the rimP gene encoding ribosome maturation protein RimP → MADIAELTSLIEPEAKALGLSLVRVAMFGGKSDPTLQVMAERPDTRQLNLDDCAELSRRLSDVLDAADPIEYAYRLEVSSPGIDRPLTRLQDYADWAGFEGRVRMAEAIGGRKVFEGKLGGIAGDCIKIDVPKLGETELPFAGILNAKLLLTDALIDATMPLSSEGADKFKVEG, encoded by the coding sequence ATGGCGGATATCGCCGAACTGACATCGCTGATCGAGCCCGAAGCCAAGGCGCTCGGGCTGTCGCTGGTGCGCGTCGCTATGTTCGGCGGCAAGAGCGATCCGACATTGCAGGTGATGGCGGAACGGCCCGACACGCGGCAGCTCAACCTCGACGATTGCGCCGAGCTGTCGCGCCGCCTGTCGGACGTGCTCGATGCTGCCGATCCGATCGAATATGCCTATCGGCTCGAGGTCAGCTCGCCGGGGATCGACCGCCCGCTCACCCGCCTTCAGGACTATGCCGACTGGGCTGGGTTCGAGGGGCGCGTGCGCATGGCCGAGGCTATCGGCGGGCGCAAGGTCTTCGAAGGCAAGCTCGGCGGCATCGCGGGCGACTGCATCAAGATCGACGTGCCGAAGCTGGGCGAGACCGAATTGCCCTTCGCCGGCATTCTCAACGCGAAGCTGTTGCTGACCGACGCGCTGATCGACGCAACAATGCCGCTCTCTTCCGAGGGCGCCGACAAGTTCAAGGTAGAAGGATAG
- the nusA gene encoding transcription termination factor NusA → MATAISANKAELLAIADSVAKEKLIDREIVIEAMEDAIQRAARARYGAENDIRAKIDPRSGDMRLWRVVEVVEAVDDYFKQVSLADAQKLQKGAAVGDFIVDPLPPIEFGRIAAQAAKQVIFQKVRDAERERQYDEFKDRASEIITGVVKRVEFGHVVVDLGRAEGVIRRDAQIPREVVRVGDRVRSLILKVVRETRGPQIFLSRAHPDFMKKLFAQEVPEIYDGIIEIKAAARDPGSRAKIGVISHDSSIDPVGACVGMKGSRVQAVVQEMQGEKIDIIPWSPDTATFVVNALQPANVSRVVIDEEEDRIEVVVPDDQLSLAIGRRGQNVRLASQLTGKAIDILTEADASEKRQREFVERSEMFQNELDVDETLAQLLVAEGFGALEEVAYVEVDELAAIEGFDEELAQELQSRAQEALDRREQAARDERRALGVEDALAELPYLTEAMLVTLGKAGIRTLDDLADLATDELIQKKRAEPRRRGENSQRESRPEDKGGVLAQYGLSEEQGNEIIMAARAHWFDDEPESEEVAPADGER, encoded by the coding sequence ATGGCTACCGCCATTTCCGCCAACAAGGCTGAACTGCTCGCGATCGCCGATTCGGTCGCCAAGGAAAAGCTGATCGATCGCGAGATCGTGATCGAGGCGATGGAAGACGCGATCCAGCGCGCCGCCCGCGCGCGCTACGGCGCCGAGAACGACATTCGCGCCAAGATCGATCCGCGCAGCGGCGACATGCGCCTGTGGCGCGTCGTCGAGGTGGTCGAGGCGGTAGACGACTATTTCAAGCAGGTCAGCCTGGCCGATGCGCAGAAGCTGCAGAAGGGCGCAGCCGTCGGCGATTTCATCGTCGATCCGCTGCCGCCGATCGAGTTCGGCCGCATCGCGGCGCAGGCCGCCAAGCAGGTGATCTTCCAGAAGGTCCGCGATGCCGAGCGCGAGCGCCAGTATGACGAGTTCAAGGATCGCGCGAGCGAGATCATCACCGGCGTCGTCAAGCGCGTCGAGTTCGGCCATGTCGTCGTCGATCTGGGCCGCGCCGAAGGCGTCATCCGCCGCGACGCGCAGATCCCGCGCGAAGTCGTCCGCGTCGGCGATCGCGTCCGCAGCCTGATCCTCAAGGTGGTGCGCGAGACGCGCGGACCGCAGATCTTCCTCAGCCGCGCGCACCCTGACTTCATGAAGAAGCTGTTCGCGCAGGAAGTGCCCGAGATCTACGACGGCATCATCGAGATCAAGGCGGCCGCCCGCGATCCGGGCAGCCGCGCCAAGATCGGCGTGATCAGCCACGACAGCTCGATCGATCCGGTCGGCGCCTGCGTCGGCATGAAGGGCAGCCGCGTTCAGGCGGTCGTCCAGGAGATGCAGGGCGAGAAGATCGACATCATCCCCTGGTCGCCCGACACCGCGACCTTCGTCGTCAACGCGTTGCAGCCGGCGAATGTCAGCCGCGTCGTGATCGACGAGGAAGAGGATCGCATCGAGGTGGTCGTCCCCGACGATCAGCTCAGCCTCGCGATCGGCCGCCGCGGCCAGAATGTCCGCCTCGCCAGCCAGCTGACCGGCAAGGCGATCGACATCCTGACCGAGGCCGATGCCAGCGAGAAGCGTCAGCGCGAGTTCGTCGAGCGTTCGGAGATGTTCCAGAACGAGCTCGATGTCGACGAGACGCTCGCGCAGCTGCTGGTCGCCGAGGGCTTCGGCGCGCTCGAAGAGGTCGCCTATGTCGAGGTCGACGAGTTGGCGGCGATCGAGGGCTTCGACGAGGAACTGGCGCAGGAACTGCAGAGCCGTGCGCAGGAAGCGCTCGACCGCCGCGAGCAGGCCGCCCGCGACGAGCGCCGTGCGCTTGGTGTCGAGGATGCGCTGGCCGAGCTGCCGTATTTGACCGAAGCGATGCTGGTCACGCTTGGCAAGGCCGGGATCAGGACGCTCGACGATCTGGCGGATCTCGCCACCGACGAGCTGATCCAGAAGAAGCGCGCCGAACCTCGCCGCCGTGGCGAGAACAGCCAGCGTGAGAGCCGGCCCGAGGACAAGGGCGGCGTGCTGGCGCAGTATGGCCTGAGCGAAGAACAGGGCAACGAGATTATCATGGCAGCGCGGGCCCACTGGTTCGACGACGAGCCCGAATCCGAGGAGGTCGCTCCTGCGGATGGCGAACGATGA
- a CDS encoding DUF448 domain-containing protein, with product MANDEQPDGLKAASALPGRGGGSRGGRVRQPRDGEDAPASPAERDGPERRCIITGERAQRDSLIRLALAPDGTVAPDVRAKAPGRGAWIAVDQAALTTAIAKGKLKGALLRAFKGAQILIPDDLPQQIERALERAALDRMGLEAKAGTLVTGAEKIAEAARRGTVTLLIHARDAAEDGKRKLDQALRVGLDMEGSDARGVVIPASRAILSVALGRENVVHAALIAPAAAARVAQALGRWRGFIGRKEGVEPCDGESQGQSAQHDASEGSGF from the coding sequence ATGGCGAACGATGAGCAGCCTGACGGCCTGAAGGCGGCGTCTGCCCTCCCCGGGCGCGGGGGGGGATCGAGGGGAGGGCGTGTCCGCCAGCCCCGCGATGGCGAAGACGCGCCCGCTTCCCCGGCGGAAAGGGATGGCCCCGAGCGCCGGTGCATCATCACCGGCGAGCGGGCGCAGCGTGATTCGCTGATTCGACTTGCATTGGCGCCCGATGGCACCGTCGCGCCCGATGTGCGCGCCAAGGCGCCGGGGCGGGGTGCGTGGATCGCCGTGGACCAGGCGGCGCTGACGACGGCGATCGCGAAGGGCAAGCTCAAGGGCGCGCTGCTGCGTGCTTTCAAGGGCGCGCAGATCCTGATTCCCGATGATCTGCCCCAGCAGATCGAACGCGCGCTCGAACGCGCCGCGCTCGATCGCATGGGGCTGGAAGCCAAGGCGGGCACGCTCGTCACGGGGGCCGAGAAAATCGCCGAAGCCGCGCGCCGCGGCACCGTGACGTTGCTGATCCATGCCCGCGATGCCGCCGAAGACGGCAAGCGCAAGCTCGACCAGGCCCTTCGTGTCGGACTCGATATGGAGGGCAGCGATGCGCGCGGGGTGGTAATCCCCGCAAGTCGGGCCATATTGTCGGTGGCGCTTGGCCGCGAAAATGTTGTACACGCCGCGCTGATCGCGCCGGCGGCAGCTGCGCGCGTCGCCCAAGCACTTGGCCGGTGGCGCGGCTTTATTGGACGGAAAGAAGGCGTCGAGCCTTGCGATGGCGAATCGCAGGGGCAATCGGCGCAGCATGATGCGAGTGAAGGATCCGGGTTCTAG
- the infB gene encoding translation initiation factor IF-2: MSDDNKPKLGMRAPLGLKRTVETGKVKQSFSHGRSNTVVVEVKRRRVLGKPGEGETPETTSASAPAPAPAPAPRAPVAPPRATTPPPPPRPPGSDLLSRQELQAKLLREAEEARMNSLEEARRREEQQRLAASEEEKRRVEEKRRAEEEAQRAAEEEAVRTVTEEAAPAAEPAAQAASAAAPSAAEPAPAAAQAPAAVAAARPATSGDADRVRRPGPAAPAPVRRPEPPRPGANRGRDDRRQSGKLTVTRALDDDGGARARSLAALKRAREKERRGHGGFAGPSAKQVRDVVVPDNITVGELANRMAERGADLVKALFKMGMPVTVNQPIDQDTAELLVTEFGHNIKRVSDSDVDIDASEDVDATETLLPRPPVVTIMGHVDHGKTSLLDALRGTDVVAGEAGGITQHIGAYQVTVKSGEKITFLDTPGHEAFTEMRQRGANVTDIVVLVVAADDGLRPQTIEAINHTKAAGVPMIVAINKMDKPEANPKKVREDLLQYEVIVEEMSGDVQDVEVSAMKRTGLDDLIEKILLQAELLDLKANPDRAAEGNVIEAKLDKGRGPVATVLVRRGTLRVGDIFVIGAESGKVRALIDDKGRSVKEAQPSTPVEVLGMSGTPGAGDQLSVVENESRAREVAAYRAGVIQQKRTTATPANLESMFSALRERQAMEYPVVVKADTQGSVEAIVGALNKISTDDIKVRILHSGVGGITESDVVLASASRAPIIGFNVRPNAKAREIAHQDKVALKYYDVIYHLTDEIRAGMAGQLGPEAIETIVGRAEVREVFSAGKHGKAAGLLVLEGYIRKALRARITRDDVIVYNGSIASLRRFKDDVAEVRAGLECGVTFESHTDIKPGDYLETYEVEMRERTL, encoded by the coding sequence ATGAGCGACGACAACAAGCCGAAACTGGGAATGCGCGCGCCGCTGGGCCTCAAGCGCACCGTTGAAACGGGCAAGGTGAAGCAGAGCTTCAGCCATGGCCGTTCGAACACGGTGGTCGTCGAGGTGAAGCGCCGCCGTGTGCTCGGCAAGCCCGGCGAGGGCGAGACGCCCGAAACGACGTCTGCGTCGGCGCCCGCTCCGGCCCCGGCGCCCGCTCCCCGCGCGCCCGTCGCGCCGCCGCGCGCCACGACTCCGCCGCCGCCGCCGCGTCCTCCCGGCAGCGATCTGCTGTCGCGGCAGGAGCTTCAGGCGAAGCTGCTGCGCGAGGCCGAGGAAGCGCGGATGAACTCGCTCGAGGAAGCGCGCCGCCGCGAAGAGCAGCAGCGCCTTGCCGCCTCGGAAGAGGAAAAGCGTCGCGTCGAGGAAAAGCGCCGCGCCGAGGAAGAGGCGCAGCGCGCCGCCGAGGAAGAGGCCGTCCGCACGGTCACCGAGGAGGCTGCGCCCGCGGCTGAACCCGCCGCGCAGGCGGCGTCCGCTGCCGCACCGAGCGCGGCTGAACCTGCGCCCGCCGCGGCTCAGGCCCCGGCGGCTGTCGCTGCTGCGCGCCCTGCCACGTCGGGCGATGCGGACCGCGTCCGCCGCCCCGGCCCGGCGGCGCCGGCGCCCGTCCGTCGTCCCGAACCGCCCCGGCCTGGGGCGAACCGTGGACGCGACGATCGTCGCCAGTCGGGCAAGCTCACCGTCACGCGTGCGCTGGATGATGATGGCGGCGCGCGTGCGCGCAGCCTTGCGGCGCTCAAGCGTGCCCGCGAGAAGGAACGGCGTGGCCATGGCGGTTTCGCCGGTCCGTCGGCGAAGCAGGTGCGCGACGTCGTCGTGCCCGACAACATCACGGTCGGCGAACTCGCAAACCGCATGGCGGAGCGCGGCGCCGATCTCGTGAAGGCGTTGTTCAAGATGGGCATGCCCGTCACGGTCAATCAGCCGATCGACCAGGACACCGCGGAATTGCTCGTCACCGAGTTCGGCCACAACATCAAGCGCGTGTCCGACAGCGATGTCGATATCGACGCCAGCGAGGATGTGGACGCGACCGAAACGCTGCTGCCGCGTCCGCCGGTGGTCACGATCATGGGCCATGTCGATCACGGCAAGACCTCGCTGCTCGACGCGCTGCGCGGGACCGACGTGGTTGCGGGCGAAGCCGGCGGCATCACCCAGCACATCGGCGCCTATCAGGTGACGGTGAAGTCGGGCGAGAAGATCACCTTCCTCGACACGCCTGGCCACGAAGCCTTCACCGAGATGCGCCAGCGCGGCGCCAACGTGACGGATATCGTGGTGCTGGTGGTTGCCGCCGACGATGGCCTGCGTCCGCAGACGATCGAGGCGATCAACCATACCAAGGCGGCCGGCGTGCCGATGATCGTCGCCATCAACAAGATGGACAAGCCCGAGGCCAATCCGAAGAAGGTTCGCGAGGACCTGCTTCAGTATGAGGTCATCGTCGAAGAGATGTCGGGTGACGTGCAGGACGTCGAAGTCTCCGCGATGAAGCGGACCGGTCTCGACGATCTGATCGAGAAGATCCTGCTGCAGGCCGAACTGCTCGACCTCAAGGCGAACCCCGATCGCGCCGCAGAAGGCAATGTGATCGAGGCGAAGCTCGACAAGGGCCGCGGCCCGGTGGCGACCGTGCTGGTTCGCCGCGGCACGCTGCGCGTCGGCGACATCTTCGTCATCGGCGCCGAAAGTGGCAAGGTTCGCGCGCTGATCGACGACAAGGGCCGCAGCGTGAAGGAGGCACAGCCCTCCACGCCGGTCGAGGTGCTCGGCATGTCGGGTACGCCGGGCGCGGGCGATCAGCTCTCGGTCGTCGAGAACGAGTCGCGTGCCCGTGAGGTCGCTGCCTATCGCGCCGGCGTCATCCAGCAGAAGCGGACCACCGCAACCCCGGCAAACCTCGAATCGATGTTCTCCGCGCTGCGCGAGAGGCAGGCGATGGAGTATCCGGTGGTGGTCAAGGCCGACACGCAAGGGTCGGTCGAGGCGATCGTCGGCGCGCTCAACAAGATCTCGACCGACGACATCAAGGTCCGGATCCTGCATTCGGGCGTGGGTGGCATTACCGAGAGCGACGTCGTCCTGGCCTCGGCCAGCCGCGCGCCGATCATCGGCTTCAACGTGCGCCCCAACGCCAAGGCCCGCGAGATCGCCCATCAGGATAAGGTCGCGCTCAAATATTATGACGTGATCTATCACCTGACGGACGAGATCCGTGCCGGCATGGCCGGCCAGCTCGGCCCGGAAGCGATCGAGACGATCGTCGGCCGCGCCGAGGTCCGCGAGGTCTTCTCCGCGGGCAAGCATGGCAAGGCCGCCGGTCTGCTTGTGCTCGAGGGCTATATCCGCAAGGCGCTGCGTGCGCGCATCACCCGCGACGACGTGATCGTCTACAACGGGTCGATCGCCTCGCTGCGGCGCTTCAAGGATGACGTCGCCGAAGTGCGTGCCGGCCTTGAATGTGGTGTGACCTTCGAAAGCCACACCGACATCAAGCCGGGCGACTATCTCGAGACCTACGAAGTGGAGATGCGCGAGCGTACGCTTTGA
- the rbfA gene encoding 30S ribosome-binding factor RbfA, with translation MMRNETPETRSVRLLRVGEQVRHVLSEILMRGDVHDDTLAKHSVSVTEVRMSPDLRHATVFVKPLLGGDEEAVLKALRTNTAYLQREVAHRVNTKYAAKLKFLADESFDEASHIDQLLRAPNVKRDLDED, from the coding sequence CTGATGCGTAACGAAACTCCCGAAACCCGCTCCGTGCGTCTGCTTCGCGTTGGCGAACAGGTTCGCCATGTGCTGAGCGAGATCCTGATGCGCGGCGACGTGCACGACGACACGCTGGCCAAGCACAGCGTCAGCGTGACCGAAGTGCGCATGTCGCCCGATCTGCGTCATGCCACCGTCTTCGTGAAGCCGCTGTTGGGCGGTGATGAGGAGGCGGTGCTGAAGGCGCTGCGCACCAACACCGCCTACCTCCAACGCGAAGTCGCGCACCGCGTGAACACCAAATATGCGGCCAAGCTGAAATTCCTCGCTGATGAGAGCTTCGACGAGGCGAGCCACATCGACCAGCTTCTGCGCGCGCCCAATGTGAAGCGAGATCTGGACGAAGATTGA
- a CDS encoding AbrB/MazE/SpoVT family DNA-binding domain-containing protein yields MNAFTKLSSKGQVVIPKEIRDALRLSPGETLSVSRQGRRIVLEVADEQAPRISYDEFKRLVPAYAGVPVSIEAMRDLGAAFDDWKN; encoded by the coding sequence ATGAATGCCTTCACCAAGCTGTCGTCCAAGGGGCAGGTCGTCATTCCCAAGGAAATCCGCGACGCGCTGCGCCTGTCGCCGGGAGAGACCCTGTCCGTTTCGCGGCAGGGGCGCCGCATTGTCCTCGAAGTAGCGGACGAGCAGGCGCCGCGCATCAGCTATGACGAATTCAAGCGGCTTGTACCGGCCTATGCCGGCGTGCCAGTGAGCATCGAGGCGATGCGTGATCTTGGCGCCGCGTTCGACGATTGGAAGAACTGA
- a CDS encoding type II toxin-antitoxin system VapC family toxin, with product MRSIDTNIVVRLLLRDDPAQVALVDALVAEGGLIVSPTVLIETEWVLRAVYRLDRPTVSRLLTLLVDIEGVDVPDPPGVRWALGRHAAGADLADMIHLIVTESDAFVTLDQRLASDAGSSPRQPVTVLR from the coding sequence TTGCGCAGCATCGATACCAACATCGTCGTGCGATTGCTGCTGCGCGATGACCCGGCACAGGTCGCGCTCGTCGATGCGCTCGTGGCGGAGGGCGGTCTCATCGTTTCACCTACGGTGCTGATCGAGACCGAATGGGTGCTGCGCGCGGTCTATCGTCTCGATCGGCCGACGGTATCCCGCTTGTTGACGCTGCTGGTGGATATCGAGGGCGTCGATGTTCCCGATCCGCCGGGGGTGCGCTGGGCGCTTGGCCGCCACGCAGCCGGCGCCGATCTGGCCGACATGATCCATCTGATCGTTACCGAAAGCGATGCTTTCGTCACCCTCGACCAGCGGCTCGCCAGCGATGCCGGTTCATCCCCCCGCCAACCCGTGACGGTCCTGCGCTGA
- a CDS encoding thymidine kinase, translating to MAKIYFYYASMNAGKSTTLLQADFNYRERGMQTMLFTAAIDDRFHRGHIASRIGLEASAHAFDPTTDLRAAVAHELANRPLHCVLVDEAQFLTRTQVLQLASVCDQLDIPVLAYGLRTDFRGELFEGSAALLGLADSLVELKAICECGRKATMNLRVDAAGQSVTQGAQTEIGGNDRYVALCRRHFMERTQ from the coding sequence ATGGCCAAGATATATTTCTACTATGCTTCGATGAACGCGGGCAAATCGACCACGTTGCTGCAGGCCGATTTCAACTATCGCGAACGCGGCATGCAGACGATGCTGTTCACCGCCGCGATCGACGACCGCTTCCACCGCGGCCACATCGCGTCGCGCATTGGGCTGGAGGCGTCGGCGCACGCGTTCGACCCGACCACCGACCTGCGCGCCGCCGTCGCGCACGAGTTGGCGAACCGGCCGCTGCACTGCGTCCTGGTGGACGAGGCCCAGTTTCTCACCCGCACGCAGGTGCTGCAGCTCGCCTCGGTGTGCGACCAGCTCGACATACCGGTGCTCGCCTATGGGTTGCGCACCGATTTCCGCGGCGAATTGTTCGAGGGCAGCGCGGCGCTGCTCGGGCTCGCGGATTCGCTGGTCGAGCTCAAGGCGATTTGCGAATGCGGGCGCAAGGCGACGATGAACCTGCGGGTCGATGCCGCCGGCCAGTCCGTCACCCAGGGCGCGCAGACCGAGATCGGCGGCAATGACCGCTATGTCGCGCTATGCCGCCGCCACTTCATGGAACGCACGCAATGA
- a CDS encoding GNAT family N-acetyltransferase, with the protein MTALHRPLTDGDLTLEPLSPAHREGLRAACAADSAIWEIYPKSWAPEHFDTQFDALLASNRLPFAIVHGGEVVGMTAYIGVDAERAVLEIGNSFIRPDRRGTGLNGRIKRLMLDHAFAQGVRRAEFRVDARNGRSQAAVLKLGAVREGVMRAERVTWNGHVRDTVLFSILSHEWNGERSAAVQPRSGTSPVPIRKDDR; encoded by the coding sequence ATGACCGCCCTGCATCGACCGCTGACCGATGGTGATCTGACGCTCGAACCGCTCAGCCCCGCGCACCGCGAGGGGCTGCGCGCTGCCTGCGCTGCCGACAGCGCGATCTGGGAAATCTATCCCAAATCCTGGGCGCCCGAGCATTTCGACACCCAGTTCGATGCGCTGCTCGCCAGCAACCGTCTGCCATTCGCAATCGTGCATGGCGGCGAGGTGGTGGGGATGACCGCTTATATCGGCGTCGATGCCGAGCGCGCCGTACTCGAAATCGGCAACAGCTTCATCCGCCCCGACCGGCGCGGCACCGGGCTCAACGGCCGCATCAAGCGGCTGATGCTCGACCATGCGTTTGCCCAGGGCGTGCGCCGCGCCGAATTCCGCGTCGACGCGCGCAACGGCCGCAGCCAGGCCGCAGTCCTCAAGCTGGGCGCGGTGCGCGAGGGCGTGATGCGCGCGGAACGGGTCACCTGGAACGGCCATGTCCGCGATACGGTGCTGTTTTCGATCCTGAGCCATGAATGGAACGGGGAACGATCAGCCGCGGTTCAGCCACGATCGGGCACAAGCCCAGTGCCGATTCGGAAGGACGATCGATGA
- the truB gene encoding tRNA pseudouridine(55) synthase TruB, whose product MHGWIIIDKPVGPGSTDIVSRVKRALRQGGYPKFKIGHGGTLDPLASGVLPVAIGEATKLAGRMLDSDKVYRFAIGFGVETDTLDAEGKPVATSDVRPDLAALQAVLPRFTGPIEQMPPAYSALKVDGKRAYDLARAGVAVTLAARAVTIHHLSIVDAALPDAVTLEARVSKGTYIRSLARDIAQALGTVGHVTLLRRTKAGPFGLESAISLDMLDESAMARRLEEITLPLTAGLDGIPALDVTPDQARLLRQGQKLVGIAAMPGLSLATERNAPVALVEAEGREVRVVRGFNL is encoded by the coding sequence ATGCATGGCTGGATCATTATCGACAAGCCGGTCGGGCCAGGCTCGACCGACATCGTTTCCCGCGTAAAGCGCGCATTGCGCCAGGGCGGTTACCCCAAATTCAAGATCGGCCATGGCGGCACGCTCGATCCGCTGGCGAGCGGCGTGCTGCCGGTGGCGATCGGCGAGGCGACCAAGCTCGCCGGCCGGATGCTCGACAGCGACAAGGTCTATCGGTTCGCGATCGGCTTCGGCGTCGAGACCGACACGCTCGATGCCGAGGGCAAGCCGGTCGCGACCAGCGACGTACGGCCCGATCTCGCCGCGCTGCAGGCGGTGCTTCCCCGCTTCACCGGCCCGATCGAACAGATGCCGCCGGCCTATTCCGCGCTCAAGGTGGACGGCAAGCGCGCTTATGACCTTGCCCGCGCCGGTGTCGCGGTGACGCTGGCGGCACGCGCGGTGACGATCCACCACCTGTCGATCGTCGATGCGGCGCTGCCCGATGCGGTGACTCTGGAGGCGCGCGTCTCCAAGGGCACCTATATCCGCAGCCTCGCGCGGGACATCGCGCAGGCGCTCGGCACGGTCGGCCATGTCACCCTGTTGAGGCGCACCAAGGCCGGCCCGTTCGGGCTGGAATCCGCAATTTCGCTGGACATGCTGGACGAATCCGCTATGGCCCGCCGACTTGAAGAGATCACCTTGCCATTGACGGCGGGGCTGGACGGTATCCCGGCTCTAGACGTCACCCCCGACCAGGCGAGGCTGCTCCGCCAGGGGCAGAAGCTGGTCGGGATCGCTGCAATGCCGGGCCTGTCGCTGGCGACCGAGCGCAACGCGCCGGTTGCGCTGGTGGAGGCGGAAGGACGCGAAGTCCGGGTGGTGCGCGGCTTCAACCTGTAG
- the rpsO gene encoding 30S ribosomal protein S15: MTITAERKDVLIKDNARFEGDTGSPEVQVAILTERITNLTEHFKTHAKDNHSRRGLLMLVNKRRSLLDYLKKKDGTRYTDLIAKLGLRK; encoded by the coding sequence ATGACGATTACCGCCGAGCGCAAGGACGTGCTGATCAAGGACAACGCCCGTTTCGAGGGCGACACGGGCAGCCCCGAGGTCCAGGTCGCGATCCTCACCGAGCGGATCACCAACCTGACCGAGCACTTCAAGACCCACGCCAAGGACAATCATTCGCGTCGTGGTCTGCTGATGCTGGTCAACAAGCGCCGTTCGCTTCTCGATTATCTGAAGAAGAAGGACGGGACCCGCTACACGGACCTCATCGCGAAGCTCGGCCTTCGCAAGTAA